CGTTGCAACAACAATATGGTGCTATATgtcatgcataaaaagggtttcatggacatggtcaaagggctgcttgccttgGTTGGCTtggtcttcaaagtcttcaggcccttctccttcttcttctccaactacttcgTCAAACACGGGATCTAATCGTCGCAAGAAAACAACGGAAAAATAAGAcaataataaaaacagaaaagtcAAAGTGCTTAGAAAAatgtcaacttatttttttaaaATACTAGGAGAAAACTACGAAGGGGAAAATTCTTAGTTTTGGAGTTGGAGTGAGGGGGATAGAGTAGTGGATTTTCAAACAGAGATTTtattgttcaaatttgaatttaaatttgaacagTGCAGAAAAGTGTAATGGATGTGTATGAAAGTTACACCAATAAATAGGTGGGATTATTCTAAGATTTTAGGAGTTggaattattgcatttggacAAATAGTTCATCCTGTGAAATTTTTGGAAAAGtgacagaaaaagaaaaggaaaaaggccACTGTGCAACTGGGCCAGAACAGCCGCAGTGCACAGGCCCAGAGGCGATTCGGCCCAGGCGAGACGAGCGGCGCGCGCGCCAGATTTCAAACCTAACGGGCGGGGCCCAGCGTCAGAGAGAGAGCGGgggcgagggagaggagaggaTGACAAGTGGGCTCCACCGGTCATCTCTAACCTCGCGGCAGAGGGGACGGCGAGCTCACCGGCGACGCTATAGGGCACGGCAGGTCGAGCGGGTGGCACCGTTGGACTCAGGGGGACGTCGCCGTTCTGGTGGTGGTGGAGATGGTCGCCGGAGCAGCCTGGTTCGCCGGCGACGAGATCTCGCGGCGGAGATGCTTCGGGCGTCGATGGTTCCGGCCGTTTCCGGCTGCAAAAAGAGTGGGGAAGAGAGGGGAAAGGGTCAGCGACGCAGTGCAGTTCCAGATCGAGAGAAAACAGGGGCGGAGGAGGCCTGTACCGCGTGGACGCCGACGAaccgaggcggcggagctcgagcttgaTCTCGAGCTCGGGTGGCTCTCGAGACAAATGGATGGATCGGGAGGTAGATTGGGAGTGTGGGAGAGCGACAGGAAGCGAGAGAGAGGCTCGGGGTCGCCTTATATAGGCTGGCTGAGGTCCACCGTAGGCGCGGCCTACGGGTGCCCGCGGGATCGGCTCGGGTGGCCGTTAGAGAGGGAATGGAGGGCTCGGGGGTGTTCGTGGGAGTGGTCTAGGGTgccagggagagagagaggaggagcgggacGAGCTGCGGGCGGGCCACAGGGGCGGCGCAAgcattggccgagcggggcggcgtTCTGGCGTGAGCTgcaggagagagaggagggcgcgGGAGCAAGTGGGCGGCCTGCTGGCGTGGAGCGGACGTCGAGGGGAATCGACTGGCGCACGGGGGAGGCTCGTGGTGGCCGGGAGACGCGGCGTCAACGGTCGGGTGCCCTGCCAGGCGCTCCAGAGCGCGACTTTGGCCGGCATCCGCGGCTTTCCCTCGTCCGCGCACGCCCACTCGCGTCTGGCAGCTGCAGGGCGCATGGGCAAAAGCTGGGGAGAGCCTTGGATGCTCTGGAAGGCTGAGAGGAGAGAaggaggctgagagagagagaggaatccACTGTCCAGAGAAGAAAAATGGGGTTCTCCCCCCCCTTTATCATTGCTTCCTCAGGCAGAAAAGCATCCAGGTGCTAGAGGGGGACTAGGTGGGGTTGTGGTAAAATGTGGAGCtgatggagattagtggaaggaGCCCAAATAGGGTTTTTAGTTAACATGCAGAAGGTGTTTGATATGATTTTGGGGTACTTTCACTAAGTTCCTTATTGTGCCATTTGGCAGGGGTGTTTGTCATGACAAAATGACAGGGTAAAAGGAAGATGAGCTCATTTTGAAGAGTTTGCTAATGTAACTTTGGCAAACCCTAGAAATTAGCAGAAATGAACTTGGGTAGATCTAGTTGAGCAAATCacttctccttgatgcaccacttagtgtagAGGCCTCATTTGGTCATGTGAACATGATCACAAAAGTTGGGTCAAGGAGAGAAAGTTGGTAGtacaaagttgttcaaatttgattctggtcagagagggttttggggcactttggtGAACCAAACTGACCTTAATTGAGATGAGGCTTTGCAAGGTGATCACAATATGCATTTGTGACTTGCTGGATTTGCCTTGgatttttatgaaaatatttcctgtagaaatatttcaaatctttgaaatgggcagaaatggtttcgggaggttttgtccaatattttgaacatgaccatgtgttgaaactcttatatatggaaaatatatgtccacaGAGTTTCCCTGATTTTTGTCATATATTTTTGAAACAATAAAATAATTTTTCCCTATTAAAGACCACttctggccttaagaaaaagcttttaaataaaataggaaaataacttttaaaattatatttttgtggtttatgggaatcctatatctaataggtttcaaatatactctttgaaatatttttcataccccaaatcaagtacttgtagtgcaaacctcaattcaggggtttttggaaaactaatttttgaaaatactatttggccaaattatttttgtaataaAATACTATACTGTtccatacacatggcatgatcattgggcagaaatttggggcaaggagatgaagtatataaggtggagttgtgttgactttaaagagcacttgaaaatcacagagagaaaaccaactccaaataaaaagccaaataatgcaaaagtttttgttggtCCAAATTTCATGCTTTAATAATGCAAATGACATGTTACAAAATGCAGGGTGTGATAGACCtaccccccttacaagaatctcgtccccgagattcctAAACTAGGCTTTTAAAGAGATCGGGAAACTCGGTTCTAAGGTAGTCTTCACGTTCCCAGGTTGCTTCTGCTTCaatgtggttgctccactggaccttgAAGTACTTGATGGTGCGGCTTCGAGTGCGTCGCTCAGCCTCGTCCAAAATGCAGATGGGCCTCTCACGGTAGGTCAAATTAGGCTGAAGGTCAATGGCTTGGTGATCGACGTCCTTGTAAAGATCAGGCTTGTCTGGAACTTGGAGACACTTCCGAAGTTGTGACACGTGGAATACGTTGTGCACATCGGATAGTTCAGGTGGCAGTTCCAACTGGTAAGCCACTTCTCCGCATCGGGCGGTGATCTCGAAGGGGCCGATAAATCTTAGTGCGAGCTTCCCCTTAACGTGGAAACGCTTGGTTCCCTTAAGAGGAGTTACACGCAGGTATACATGGTCTCCGACTTGGAGGTCTAATTGTCGGCGACGAGTGTCAGCATAGCTCTTCTGTCTTGACTTGGCGGTCTTCAATCGCTCTCTGACTAGctgaacttgctcttctgcttcacGGAGGATATCGGCCCCTAATACTAGCCCTTCTCCGGTTTCTGACCAATTGAGGGGTGTGCGGCACTTCCGTCCGTATAACACCTCAAATGGTGCCATCCGAAGGCTTgactgataactgttgttataggAGAATTCTGCATAAGGGAGGCAATCTTCCCACTTAGCTCCATATGCTAAGACACAGGCTCGGAGCATGTCTTCGAGTATCTAATTCACTCACTCTGTCTGACCTCCGGTCTGTGGGTGGAAAGCAGTGCTGAAGGACAATTTGGTTCCCATAGCCTCTTGGAACTTCTTCCAGAACCTTGAGGTAAACTGGGTCCCTCGATCGGACACGATCTCCTTAGGAACACCATGAAGGCTTACAATTCTGTTGATGTAAAGGGTTGCCAGCTGGTTGCCATCATAGGTAGTCTTGacaggaatgaaatgtgctacttTGGTCAAATGATCGACTATGACCCAGATGGAGTCATGCCCCTTGCTTGACcttggtaatccggtgatgaagtccattccgactttatcccatttccactcgggAACCTTGAGTGGTTGCAGCAATCCAGCAGGTCGCTGATATTCAGCCTTGACCCTTTGGCATACATCACACTTTGCAACGTACGTGGCAATCTCTCTTTTCAtcccgtgccaccaaaatctttccttcAGGTCTTGATACATCTTGGTCCCTCCAGGATGGATGGAATACGGGGTGTCATGAGCTTCTTGCAAGATCAAGTTCTTGAGCTCAACCTTGTTGGGTACGCAAATGCGATTCCTGAACCACAAAATTCCTTGCTCATCCTCTAAGAATCCTGGGGCCGTACCTGCCTTGATCTTCCTCTTGATGCCTT
This sequence is a window from Aegilops tauschii subsp. strangulata cultivar AL8/78 chromosome 7, Aet v6.0, whole genome shotgun sequence. Protein-coding genes within it:
- the LOC141027064 gene encoding uncharacterized protein → MTQLLKKDKKFEWTPKCEESFQELKKRLTTAPVLATPDIHKEFVIYCDALRAGLGGVLMQEGRVIAYLSRQLRPHEENYATHDLELAAVVHALKTWRHYLLGKRCEIYTDHKSLKYIFTQKELNMRQRRWLELIKDYDLSVQYHPGKANVVADALSRKACSLNAMLKEKLPALYKELESFGLELVAPGFLANLEVKPTLMDDVKEAQKGHESIEGIKRKIKAEFSYNNSYQSSLRMAPFEVLYGRKCRTPLNWSETGEGLVLGADILREAEEQVQLVRERLKTAKSRQKSYADTRRRQLDLQVGDHVYLRVTPLKGTKRFHVKGKLALRFIGPFEITARCGEVAYQLELPPELSDVHNVFHVSQLRKCLQVPDKPDLYKDVDHQAIDLQPNLTYRERPICILDEAERRTRSRTIKYFKVQWSNHIEAEATWEREDYLRTEFPDLFKSLV